The following proteins are co-located in the Macaca thibetana thibetana isolate TM-01 chromosome 6, ASM2454274v1, whole genome shotgun sequence genome:
- the LOC126957448 gene encoding uncharacterized protein LOC126957448 isoform X4 gives MNHKLENNAPPCISSSTTLNEKHQHWLLCGSPAPRPTNQKTTLHPVSLTPQPSMRNTTTGSYTGLQLHDPQTRKQRSTLYLQLHNPQRETPTPAPPRVCSSTKHKLENNVSPCISSSTTVNEKHQKWLLHGSPTLQTSNKNTNTGSSTDLQ, from the exons ATGaaccacaaactagaaaacaatgctCCACCCTGTATCTCCAGCTCCACAACCCTCAACGAGAAACACCAGCACTGGCTCCTCTGCGG gtctccagctccacgacccaCAAACCAGAAAACAACGCTCCACCCTGTATCTCTAACTCCACAACCCTCAATGAGAAACACCACCACCGGCTCCTAcacgg gtctccagctccacgacccacaaactagaaaacaacgcTCCACCCTGTATCTCCAGCTCCACAACCCTCAACGAGAAACACCAACACCGGCTCCTCCGCGGGTCTGCAGCTCCACAaagcacaaactagaaaacaacgTATCACCCTGTATCTCCAGCTCCACAACAGTCAACGAGAAACATCAAAAATGGCTCCTCCATGGGTCTCCAACTCTCCAAACCTCAAATAAAAACACCAACACCGGCTCCTCCACGGATCTCCAGTGA
- the LOC126957448 gene encoding uncharacterized protein LOC126957448 isoform X1 — protein MGLQLSKPQIKTPTPAPPRISSDMTLNYKHQHWLLAGLQLHDIQLETPTASPPQVSSTMTLSKKHQHRILHGTPAPRSSTRNTNTGSSVGLQLHNPQLETPTMAPPCVSNSKPSTRNTNDSSSTDLQLHDPQTRKQCSTLYLPLHKHQLETPTAVPPRVSSSKTVNYKHQHGLLRRSPAPRSSIRNNKTGSSTGLQLRKPQTRKQRITLYLQLHNSQRETPTMAPPQVSNFPNLN, from the coding sequence ATGGGTCTCCAACTCTCCAAACCTCAAATAAAAACACCAACACCGGCTCCTCCACGGATCTCCAGTGACATGACCCTCAACTACAAACACCAACACTGGCTCCTggcgggtctccagctccacgacaTTCAACTAGAAACACCAACAGCTTCTCCTCCGCAGGTCTCCAGCACCATGACCCTCAGCAAAAAACACCAACACCGGATCCTCCACGGGACTCCAGCTCCACGATCctcaactagaaacaccaacACCGGCTCCTCcgtgggtctccagctccacaatcctcaactagaaacaccaacAATGGCTCCCCCGTGTGTCTCCAACTCCAAACCCTCAACCAGAAACACCAACGACAGCTCCTCCACAgatctccagctccacgacccacaaactagaaaacaatgctCCACCCTGTATCTCCCGCTCCACAAACATCAACTAGAAACACCAACTGCAGTTCCTCCACGAGTCTCCAGCTCCAAAACCGTCAACTACAAACACCAACATGGGCTCCTCCgcaggtctccagctccacgatcCTCAATTAGAAACAACAAAACCGGCTCCTCCACGGGTCTCCAGCTCCGCAaaccacaaactagaaaacaacgcATCACCTTATATCTCCAGCTCCACAACAGTCAACGAGAAACACCAACAATGGCTCCTCCACAGGTCTCCAACTTCCCAAACctcaactag
- the LOC126957448 gene encoding uncharacterized protein LOC126957448 isoform X2 has translation MLHPVSPAPQPSTRNTTTGSSVGLQLHDPQLETRTPAPPRVSSSANHKLENNAGPSISSSTTLNKKRQQWLLCRSPVLQPSSRNTNSSSYTGLQLHDPQTRKQRSTLYLQLHNPQRETPTPAPPRVCSSTKHKLENNVSPCISSSTTVNEKHQKWLLHGSPTLQTSNKNTNTGSSTDLQ, from the exons atgctCCACCCTGTATCTCCAGCTCCACAACCCTCAACGAGAAACACCACCACCGGCTCCTCcgtgggtctccagctccacgatcCTCAACTAGAAACACGAACTCCGGCTCCTCCACGGGTCTCCAGCTCCGCAaaccacaaactagaaaacaatgctGGACCCTCTATCTCCAGTTCCACAACACTCAACAAGAAACGCCAGCAATGGCTCCTCTGCAGGTCTCCAGTTCTACAACCCTCAAGTAGAAACACCAACTCCAGCTCCTACACAG gtctccagctccacgacccacaaactagaaaacaacgcTCCACCCTGTATCTCCAGCTCCACAACCCTCAACGAGAAACACCAACACCGGCTCCTCCGCGGGTCTGCAGCTCCACAaagcacaaactagaaaacaacgTATCACCCTGTATCTCCAGCTCCACAACAGTCAACGAGAAACATCAAAAATGGCTCCTCCATGGGTCTCCAACTCTCCAAACCTCAAATAAAAACACCAACACCGGCTCCTCCACGGATCTCCAGTGA
- the LOC126957448 gene encoding uncharacterized protein LOC126957448 isoform X3, with product MNHKLENNAPPCISSSTTLNEKHQHWLLCGSPAPRPTNQKTTLHPVSLTPQPSMRNTTTGSYTDLQLHDPQTRKQCSTLYLPLHKHQLETPTAVPPRVSSSKTVNYKHQHGLLRRSPAPRSSIRNNKTGSSTGLQLRKPQTRKQRITLYLQLHNSQRETPTMAPPQVSNFPNLN from the exons ATGaaccacaaactagaaaacaatgctCCACCCTGTATCTCCAGCTCCACAACCCTCAACGAGAAACACCAGCACTGGCTCCTCTGCGG gtctccagctccacgacccaCAAACCAGAAAACAACGCTCCACCCTGTATCTCTAACTCCACAACCCTCAATGAGAAACACCACCACCGGCTCCTAcacgg atctccagctccacgacccacaaactagaaaacaatgctCCACCCTGTATCTCCCGCTCCACAAACATCAACTAGAAACACCAACTGCAGTTCCTCCACGAGTCTCCAGCTCCAAAACCGTCAACTACAAACACCAACATGGGCTCCTCCgcaggtctccagctccacgatcCTCAATTAGAAACAACAAAACCGGCTCCTCCACGGGTCTCCAGCTCCGCAaaccacaaactagaaaacaacgcATCACCTTATATCTCCAGCTCCACAACAGTCAACGAGAAACACCAACAATGGCTCCTCCACAGGTCTCCAACTTCCCAAACctcaactag